A window from Pyrococcus yayanosii CH1 encodes these proteins:
- a CDS encoding DUF4350 domain-containing protein: MKSSADYSYLNTGPRGASSFAKLLYSRGEIVPVLTTYDSIGLGQESGVLVVIGPNVPFTPAEVGELRAFLEGGGVVILAADDFRIIRDLFTELGIESSISRAQIISPVCLGNSTRPLAVWVAPELAAGVDFVVTERPRAVFGGTPILMTSNASLLGNSFGSYAVGAVFEYGEGRLYLFSDPDIFSNALFPYNRRFIENFLESLPEKRFMADEAHHADFNPYSTGTYLVRRVVRREYILHYVLFVGLLYVFIESGAWVVILEKVLALIFRILDKFFGEEDGKDIIRILAEKGLDEDVLRRIVREIETGSRLKSELGGKGWMVRSSSSISRLR; this comes from the coding sequence ATGAAGAGTTCCGCCGATTACAGTTATCTCAACACTGGGCCTAGGGGTGCGTCAAGCTTTGCTAAGCTTCTCTATTCGAGGGGGGAAATAGTCCCAGTTCTCACGACTTATGATTCAATTGGTCTTGGTCAGGAATCTGGTGTTCTCGTGGTTATTGGCCCTAATGTGCCCTTTACGCCTGCGGAGGTAGGGGAGTTGAGGGCGTTCTTGGAGGGAGGTGGTGTTGTAATACTTGCGGCGGATGATTTTCGGATAATCCGCGATCTCTTTACGGAGCTCGGAATTGAGAGTAGCATATCGAGGGCTCAGATAATTAGTCCCGTCTGCCTTGGGAACTCCACGAGGCCACTCGCCGTTTGGGTGGCTCCTGAGCTTGCTGCGGGTGTTGATTTCGTTGTCACGGAGAGGCCGAGGGCGGTTTTTGGGGGCACGCCAATACTCATGACGTCAAATGCTTCCCTTCTTGGCAACTCCTTCGGTTCTTATGCTGTGGGGGCTGTGTTTGAATATGGGGAGGGTCGCTTATATCTCTTCTCAGACCCGGACATCTTCTCAAACGCCCTCTTCCCTTATAATCGTCGCTTCATTGAGAACTTCCTTGAATCATTGCCGGAGAAGAGGTTTATGGCTGATGAGGCTCACCATGCCGACTTTAATCCTTACTCCACTGGCACGTACCTAGTCAGGAGGGTCGTAAGAAGGGAGTATATCCTTCACTATGTGCTTTTCGTTGGCCTCTTGTATGTGTTTATCGAGAGCGGCGCGTGGGTTGTCATACTTGAAAAGGTGCTTGCGCTCATCTTCAGGATTCTCGATAAGTTCTTTGGTGAGGAGGATGGGAAAGACATAATAAGGATTCTTGCCGAGAAGGGGCTGGATGAGGATGTGCTGAGAAGGATAGTGAGGGAGATAGAAACAGGTTCGAGGCTAAAGTCGGAGCTGGGGGGTAAGGGATGGATGGTAAGGAGTTCATCGAGCATCTCAAGGCTGAGATAA
- a CDS encoding Ig-like domain repeat protein yields the protein MRRIVPFLLILVAFSGVSEALDEGLKDYFGEMLVRVDGVLAALAEGEDALPLALNLSMIANATYREVYLYGGSPDAMELAGRFVDLSDELLELSFAVRGMKEAVDAGDYVRARAYLEVARASLGRLFVLLRALPLNTSEVLDTVGRLSAFLDKYESIMRAKMEVSEFRVFIYPQEPVVFQNVTIIVYAEGLKDVQLFVDGGEVEAFPKGGVLNINYAFQEPGVHEIFCTAVNGSKTVRSNTLYVNVSRLGTYFLISGATDSQVLGFLMDELNRPVQGAPVYLIAPGENKSTVTGDDGSFSFQFEGLQRAMDVILIFPGNEIYEPTSANVTVYPAKLWLPLSISAPESVHVGESFRVIITVNASGSYPITLYVNDEPYESVFVNGRAEIFVTPRVPGQLKLYAIFRGNDAYMPSTSNTVIVAVSPINYASRIGIVLVALFVILLARRLLRGRDLPGEVEVGGKVEQSSWEVSPENVPVILRVYRVVYSFLIRMGALPRSTTPRELLDMFRGASFFDDLSVLTRLHELYFYAKRRVSESGVFRKAARVIVASLGGEL from the coding sequence ATGAGGCGAATCGTCCCGTTCCTCCTCATCTTGGTAGCCTTTTCGGGAGTTTCCGAGGCACTCGATGAGGGTCTGAAGGACTATTTCGGTGAGATGCTGGTTCGAGTAGATGGTGTTCTCGCGGCGCTTGCCGAAGGGGAGGATGCTCTCCCCCTAGCCCTTAATCTCAGCATGATTGCCAACGCCACTTACCGGGAGGTGTATCTCTATGGGGGAAGCCCTGACGCTATGGAACTCGCTGGAAGGTTCGTTGACTTGTCCGATGAGCTTTTGGAACTGTCTTTCGCAGTTAGGGGGATGAAGGAGGCCGTGGATGCGGGGGATTATGTGAGGGCGAGGGCATACTTGGAGGTCGCGAGGGCGAGTCTTGGAAGACTTTTCGTCCTTTTGAGAGCCCTTCCCCTTAATACGAGCGAGGTTCTTGACACGGTGGGAAGATTGTCCGCTTTCTTGGATAAGTATGAATCAATCATGAGGGCTAAGATGGAGGTCTCGGAGTTCAGGGTGTTTATTTATCCTCAGGAACCTGTGGTTTTCCAGAACGTTACCATTATAGTTTACGCGGAGGGTCTCAAGGACGTTCAGCTTTTTGTCGACGGTGGCGAGGTGGAAGCGTTTCCTAAGGGTGGGGTCTTGAATATCAATTACGCTTTCCAAGAGCCTGGCGTTCATGAAATCTTTTGCACGGCCGTGAACGGTAGTAAAACGGTGAGGTCCAATACTCTCTATGTTAACGTCTCGAGGCTCGGGACCTACTTTCTAATCTCGGGAGCGACGGATTCTCAGGTTTTAGGGTTCTTGATGGACGAGCTTAACAGGCCTGTCCAGGGTGCTCCCGTGTACTTGATTGCCCCAGGAGAGAATAAATCCACGGTAACTGGGGATGATGGTTCTTTCTCCTTCCAGTTTGAGGGTCTTCAAAGGGCAATGGACGTTATTCTTATCTTTCCGGGGAACGAAATATATGAGCCCACCTCGGCAAATGTGACGGTTTATCCGGCCAAGCTTTGGCTCCCCCTATCGATATCTGCTCCGGAGTCTGTGCACGTTGGAGAGAGCTTTCGGGTCATAATAACGGTAAATGCCTCTGGTTCTTACCCCATAACCCTCTATGTGAATGACGAGCCTTATGAGAGCGTGTTTGTGAATGGAAGGGCTGAGATATTCGTTACGCCAAGGGTTCCGGGTCAGCTTAAGCTTTATGCCATTTTCAGGGGGAACGATGCTTATATGCCGAGCACTTCGAACACGGTAATCGTGGCAGTATCACCGATAAACTATGCCTCACGAATTGGCATTGTTTTAGTGGCCCTATTTGTCATTCTGCTCGCTAGGCGGCTTTTGAGGGGTAGGGATCTGCCAGGAGAGGTGGAGGTTGGAGGGAAGGTTGAGCAGTCGAGCTGGGAAGTGTCCCCTGAAAATGTTCCAGTCATTCTCCGGGTTTACAGAGTTGTCTACTCCTTTCTAATCAGAATGGGCGCTCTCCCGAGGTCTACGACACCGAGAGAACTCCTCGATATGTTTAGGGGGGCTTCTTTCTTCGATGATCTAAGTGTCTTAACGAGGCTCCACGAGCTGTACTTCTACGCTAAGAGGAGAGTGTCTGAGTCGGGAGTCTTTAGAAAAGCGGCTCGTGTCATAGTGGCTTCGTTGGGTGGTGAGTTATGA
- a CDS encoding AAA family ATPase — translation MDGKEFIEHLKAEIRKMVVGKEDAIELLTIALLTEGHVLLEGIPGVAKTTLANAFARAIGLSFSRIQLTPDLMPADILGTFYFDGGEWKFRKGPIFANVVLADEINRAQPKTQSALLEAMQERQVTIEGRTFELPRPFLVIATMNPLEHEGVYPLPEAQLDRFMLKVEMGYPPRDEEMEMLRRKSKGEFRDVEPILSREELVKVMEAVKGVNVGDEIIGYIHDILVATRNDERVLFGASPRAGEHLLYAAKARAFLDGRDYVVPDDVKGVAEAVLSHRIILKAEYELEGITVKDIVRDVLKETPVPV, via the coding sequence ATGGATGGTAAGGAGTTCATCGAGCATCTCAAGGCTGAGATAAGGAAGATGGTGGTTGGAAAGGAGGATGCGATAGAGCTACTTACGATAGCATTGCTGACGGAGGGCCATGTGCTCTTGGAGGGAATCCCCGGAGTTGCAAAGACGACGCTCGCCAATGCCTTCGCTAGGGCTATCGGTCTAAGCTTCTCCAGGATACAGCTAACGCCGGACCTTATGCCCGCTGACATACTCGGGACCTTCTACTTCGACGGAGGCGAGTGGAAGTTCAGGAAAGGACCAATATTTGCTAACGTTGTCTTGGCGGATGAAATAAATAGGGCTCAGCCTAAGACGCAGAGTGCTTTGCTGGAGGCTATGCAGGAGAGGCAGGTGACGATAGAGGGCAGGACTTTCGAGCTTCCAAGGCCCTTCCTTGTCATAGCGACGATGAATCCCTTGGAACATGAGGGTGTGTATCCACTGCCCGAAGCTCAACTTGACAGGTTCATGCTGAAGGTTGAGATGGGTTATCCACCAAGGGATGAGGAAATGGAGATGTTGAGGAGGAAGAGCAAGGGCGAGTTCAGGGATGTTGAGCCTATCCTCTCAAGGGAGGAGCTCGTGAAGGTTATGGAGGCTGTTAAGGGTGTGAATGTTGGGGATGAAATCATCGGCTACATCCACGATATACTTGTGGCCACGAGGAACGATGAAAGGGTGCTCTTTGGGGCATCGCCTAGGGCTGGTGAGCATCTGCTCTACGCCGCTAAGGCGAGGGCCTTCCTTGATGGTAGGGATTATGTAGTGCCTGACGACGTTAAGGGTGTTGCCGAGGCCGTTCTCTCGCATAGGATAATTCTCAAGGCCGAGTACGAGCTCGAGGGCATTACGGTGAAGGACATTGTAAGGGATGTTCTCAAGGAAACTCCCGTGCCGGTGTGA